A window of Rubricoccus marinus contains these coding sequences:
- a CDS encoding DUF547 domain-containing protein, which yields MTRFLALASLFLALPLAALPAVAQSDVEGPLNRVLGAVVQPDGRVNYALLARSHRADLDAALSAIASQDPGALRTDAQKTAFLVNAYNARVLERVLAHPRATNLERQSLFGAFFETPFPIAGTRATLNQIEHGALRRQRQVDGGGVPAGLRALRPSRLDPRIHVALNCAALSCPRLQPRAFSASSLNATLDRAMREWTGSSRFATASGGTVTLSSLADWYGADWETRQRPLGDALLAAMPANRRDAAAIRSALRGKTRAQLKAARDVRFAYDWTVNRAR from the coding sequence ATGACCCGATTCCTCGCGCTCGCCTCTCTGTTTCTCGCGCTGCCTCTGGCGGCGCTGCCTGCCGTGGCCCAGTCCGATGTGGAGGGGCCGTTGAACCGCGTGCTGGGCGCCGTGGTGCAGCCCGATGGGCGCGTGAACTACGCGCTTCTTGCGCGCTCGCACCGTGCCGACCTGGACGCGGCGCTGAGCGCTATCGCGAGCCAGGACCCCGGCGCGCTCCGGACGGACGCGCAGAAAACGGCGTTCCTCGTCAACGCCTACAACGCTCGCGTGCTGGAGCGCGTCCTCGCACACCCCCGCGCGACGAACCTGGAGCGCCAGTCTCTCTTCGGTGCCTTTTTCGAGACGCCGTTCCCCATCGCCGGGACCCGCGCAACGCTCAACCAGATCGAGCACGGCGCGCTCCGGCGCCAGAGGCAGGTGGATGGCGGCGGCGTCCCCGCCGGGCTTCGCGCGCTGCGCCCGTCGCGGCTGGATCCTCGCATCCACGTTGCGCTCAACTGCGCGGCCCTTTCGTGCCCGCGCCTCCAGCCGCGCGCGTTTTCGGCGTCGTCGCTGAACGCCACGCTGGACCGCGCGATGCGCGAGTGGACGGGCTCCAGCCGCTTCGCCACCGCCTCTGGCGGGACCGTGACGCTCTCCTCGCTCGCGGACTGGTACGGCGCCGATTGGGAAACACGCCAGAGGCCCCTGGGCGACGCGCTCCTGGCGGCGATGCCAGCCAACCGCCGCGATGCCGCCGCGATCCGCTCGGCGCTTCGCGGCAAGACGCGCGCCCAACTCAAGGCCGCACGCGACGTGCGCTTCGCCTACGACTGGACCGTCAACCGCGCGCGCTAG
- a CDS encoding DUF1573 domain-containing protein, translated as MLRLSLFAILLLLASGVNAQGQLVFETPRHDFGTFTEGKTVTHTFRFTNAGDAPLALSQVEASCGCTAPRWTSEPVAPGASGEVTVAFDSEGRSGPFEKTVMVATPEAGVVTLRILGEVTAAFVGAGVEMGALTFDRERAEVLPVPGTPVQEVFRFQHTGDRPVRIASVTASGEGVRTVFPQRPIYPGDVMAVMAMIDEPARGQTTEVTLTLDTDDAAQPVKTLHLIATVE; from the coding sequence ATGCTTCGCCTCTCCCTTTTCGCCATCCTTCTCCTCCTCGCCTCTGGCGTGAACGCCCAGGGCCAGCTCGTCTTCGAGACGCCGCGCCACGACTTCGGCACGTTCACCGAGGGCAAGACCGTGACGCACACGTTCCGCTTCACCAACGCGGGCGATGCGCCTCTGGCGCTGAGCCAGGTGGAAGCCTCCTGCGGCTGCACCGCGCCACGCTGGACAAGCGAGCCCGTCGCGCCCGGCGCCAGCGGTGAGGTCACGGTTGCCTTCGATTCCGAGGGCCGGTCCGGCCCGTTCGAGAAGACCGTGATGGTCGCCACGCCAGAGGCCGGCGTGGTCACGCTCCGCATCCTGGGCGAAGTGACGGCGGCGTTCGTGGGTGCGGGCGTCGAGATGGGCGCGCTGACGTTCGACCGCGAGCGCGCCGAGGTGCTCCCCGTGCCGGGCACGCCGGTGCAGGAGGTCTTCCGCTTCCAGCACACCGGCGACCGGCCCGTGCGCATCGCGAGCGTGACGGCCTCTGGCGAAGGCGTGCGGACGGTGTTTCCGCAGCGCCCCATCTACCCCGGCGACGTTATGGCCGTGATGGCGATGATCGATGAGCCCGCGCGCGGGCAGACGACCGAGGTCACGCTCACGCTGGACACCGACGACGCTGCACAGCCGGTCAAGACGCTCCATCTCATTGCGACGGTAGAGTAA
- a CDS encoding alpha-ketoacid dehydrogenase subunit alpha/beta — MAADNPTPDFQDDSFPPAPLPSDDGGFVAHPLLTPDETGGDGAPEARANDAAPTEASGETAIEEITESYDDASPEAKLDAEAKGPEGDLEVTPVGPEDFDPDELKAVLRTMMTSRKLDDKMLTLLKQGKGFFHIGSMGHEAAQVALATHLKGGHDWFCMYYRDLGTSLEVGMTPADVLRAHFAKKDDVFGGGRQMPEHFGHRGLNIMTTSSSVGAQFVPAVGFGLAIKRDGDNGAGEKKVVYVSGGDGSTSQGAFHEAMNWAARESLPVLFHVQDNGYAISVPRSEQTASGSIWPILGGYPGMARMRYDGTDFFESYAVAQAAVAHARAGNGPVALHADVVRLLPHSSSDDHKKYRTAESIEADAKRDPIASFSARLIEAGIMTDAEVEALRTEVAKEIDALAKTIEAEPDPDPSEATTHVYYEGEDTREYEASGETGDLVVMVDAINHAMDEEMERDERVLVYGEDVGGGKGGVFTATRGLTAKYGDRCFNSPLAEHSVIGSAVGLAAAGYKPVVEIQFADYIWPAMQQIRNQVASFRYRSRGEWACPMVIRVPAGGYIHGGLCHSQNVEAMFSHFPGLQVVMPSNAADAKGLLKSAIRGEDPVIFLEHKALYRQGPARRPEPGADYLTPLGKAAVAREGSDLTIVTWGALVYKALNVAKALEKEGVNVEVIDVRSFMPFDTETVLASAKKTGRVLVAYEDHEFMGFGAEIAAQISDAAFPYLDAPVKRVAGAFSHIPYADPLEKVVLPQDDDVMEGARAVLAY, encoded by the coding sequence ATGGCCGCCGACAACCCGACCCCCGACTTTCAGGACGATTCGTTCCCGCCCGCGCCGCTGCCGTCCGACGACGGCGGCTTCGTTGCGCACCCGCTCCTGACGCCGGACGAGACCGGCGGCGACGGCGCGCCAGAGGCTCGCGCAAACGACGCGGCGCCCACAGAGGCCTCTGGCGAGACCGCCATCGAGGAGATCACCGAGTCCTACGACGACGCGTCGCCAGAGGCCAAGCTGGACGCCGAGGCCAAGGGCCCCGAAGGCGACCTGGAGGTCACGCCCGTCGGGCCGGAGGACTTCGACCCGGACGAGCTCAAAGCTGTGCTCCGCACGATGATGACCTCGCGCAAGCTGGACGACAAGATGCTGACCCTGCTCAAGCAGGGAAAGGGCTTCTTCCACATCGGCAGCATGGGGCACGAGGCGGCGCAGGTCGCGCTCGCGACGCACCTCAAAGGCGGGCACGACTGGTTCTGCATGTACTACCGCGACCTGGGCACGTCGCTCGAAGTCGGCATGACGCCGGCGGACGTGCTACGGGCGCACTTCGCCAAAAAGGACGACGTGTTCGGCGGCGGCCGCCAGATGCCGGAGCACTTCGGCCACCGCGGCCTCAACATCATGACGACGTCCTCGTCGGTCGGCGCGCAGTTCGTGCCGGCGGTCGGGTTCGGGCTCGCCATCAAGCGCGACGGCGACAACGGCGCGGGCGAGAAGAAGGTGGTCTACGTCTCCGGCGGCGACGGCTCCACGAGCCAGGGCGCCTTCCACGAGGCCATGAACTGGGCCGCTCGCGAGAGCCTGCCGGTCCTCTTCCACGTGCAGGACAACGGCTACGCCATCTCCGTCCCGCGCTCGGAGCAGACCGCCAGCGGCTCCATCTGGCCCATCCTTGGCGGCTACCCCGGCATGGCCCGGATGCGTTACGACGGCACGGACTTCTTCGAGAGCTACGCCGTCGCGCAAGCGGCCGTCGCGCACGCCCGCGCGGGCAACGGGCCTGTGGCCCTCCACGCCGACGTGGTGCGCCTGCTCCCGCACTCCTCCTCGGACGACCACAAGAAGTACCGCACGGCCGAGAGCATCGAGGCCGACGCCAAGCGGGACCCCATCGCGAGCTTCTCCGCGCGCCTCATCGAGGCCGGCATCATGACCGACGCCGAGGTGGAAGCGCTGCGGACCGAGGTCGCCAAGGAGATCGACGCGCTCGCCAAAACCATCGAGGCCGAGCCCGACCCGGACCCATCCGAGGCGACGACGCACGTCTACTACGAGGGCGAGGACACGCGCGAGTACGAGGCCTCTGGCGAGACCGGCGACCTCGTCGTGATGGTGGACGCCATCAACCACGCGATGGACGAGGAGATGGAGCGCGACGAGCGCGTGCTCGTCTACGGCGAGGACGTGGGCGGCGGCAAGGGCGGCGTCTTTACCGCCACGCGCGGCCTCACGGCCAAGTACGGCGACCGCTGCTTTAACTCGCCTCTGGCGGAGCACAGCGTGATCGGCAGCGCGGTCGGGCTCGCCGCAGCGGGGTACAAGCCCGTCGTCGAGATCCAGTTCGCGGACTACATCTGGCCTGCGATGCAGCAGATCCGCAACCAGGTCGCCAGCTTCCGCTATCGCTCGCGCGGTGAGTGGGCGTGCCCGATGGTGATCCGCGTGCCCGCAGGCGGTTACATCCACGGCGGGCTCTGCCACAGCCAGAACGTGGAGGCCATGTTCAGCCACTTCCCCGGCTTGCAGGTCGTCATGCCGTCCAACGCGGCCGACGCGAAGGGGCTGCTCAAGAGCGCGATCCGCGGCGAGGACCCGGTGATCTTCTTGGAGCACAAGGCGCTCTACCGCCAGGGGCCCGCCCGGCGCCCCGAGCCCGGCGCGGACTACCTCACCCCGCTCGGCAAGGCTGCCGTCGCGCGCGAGGGCTCGGACCTCACCATCGTGACGTGGGGCGCGCTTGTCTACAAGGCGCTCAACGTGGCGAAGGCGTTGGAGAAGGAAGGCGTAAACGTCGAGGTGATCGACGTGCGCTCGTTCATGCCGTTCGACACCGAGACGGTTCTCGCGAGCGCCAAAAAGACGGGCCGCGTGCTCGTCGCGTATGAGGACCACGAGTTCATGGGCTTCGGCGCCGAGATCGCCGCGCAGATCTCCGACGCCGCGTTCCCGTACCTCGACGCGCCGGTCAAGCGCGTCGCCGGCGCCTTCTCGCACATTCCCTACGCGGACCCGCTCGAAAAGGTGGTCCTTCCGCAGGACGACGACGTGATGGAGGGCGCCCGCGCCGTTCTCGCGTACTAG